From Candidatus Nitricoxidivorans perseverans, the proteins below share one genomic window:
- a CDS encoding DUF4400 domain-containing protein, translated as MARQEQKRGEWGSFFAVLLLVGLLAAWALIPVRVIDATWQAEQQQMTRWAGEGANQWIVQQTASALSETAKDAGKAATSLSKSDIERWLTDRIYASLIWGNLITYRSFTLLMWGLLGIPFVLAASVDGFYLREIRKTSFVSQSPIRHKIGIHFFKLVSLAILVWLCIPVPMPFIAAPTVICFLALSLWLWVGHLQKRL; from the coding sequence ATGGCGCGACAAGAGCAGAAACGCGGTGAATGGGGGTCGTTTTTTGCGGTACTGCTTCTGGTCGGACTTTTGGCTGCATGGGCGCTGATCCCCGTGCGCGTCATTGATGCGACATGGCAAGCCGAGCAACAGCAGATGACGCGGTGGGCGGGTGAGGGGGCCAATCAGTGGATTGTCCAGCAAACAGCATCGGCGTTGAGCGAGACGGCCAAGGATGCTGGCAAGGCGGCGACCAGTCTCAGCAAAAGCGATATCGAACGCTGGCTCACTGATCGAATTTACGCCAGCCTGATCTGGGGCAATCTGATCACCTATCGCAGCTTCACGCTCCTCATGTGGGGCCTGCTGGGGATTCCATTTGTGCTGGCGGCTTCAGTTGATGGGTTCTACCTGCGCGAGATCCGTAAAACCTCATTCGTGTCGCAAAGCCCGATACGCCACAAGATCGGGATCCACTTCTTCAAGCTTGTCAGCCTCGCCATTCTGGTGTGGCTATGCATTCCCGTACCCATGCCCTTCATCGCCGCCCCCACGGTGATTTGTTTCCTTGCGCTCTCTCTTTGGCTATGGGTGGGGCATCTGCAAAAAAGGTTGTAA
- the trfA gene encoding plasmid replication initiator TrfA: protein MSDSSPQLDIPFEQTEPSTSIGVTQTLDRMRQRREQSAIAAGLPDWPENKRGLPNGALRSALFGISPKERRSYAFERHVASIDGVEVFITRGPNLMQHHLDVWEQCLKLGKDQGTGRRIEFTAYAFLKSIGRNTGKSDNEWLKNALYDLAACVVRISDGSKTYFGPLIHGGTRDELTGRYVIEINPKIALLYGSGQWTQLDYVQREQLRRHPLAQWLHAFYSTHASPYRYRVETIRRLCGADVEGELKKFRQVLRRALERLDVATGWHWRIDESDCVVLHKQPPSNGERGIVGTVSERVLSTEASKATG from the coding sequence ATGAGTGATTCCTCACCGCAACTCGATATCCCTTTCGAGCAAACTGAGCCAAGCACGAGCATCGGGGTAACGCAAACCCTGGATCGTATGCGGCAACGCCGAGAACAGAGTGCGATTGCCGCTGGCCTGCCTGATTGGCCCGAAAACAAGCGAGGCCTTCCCAACGGCGCGCTAAGGTCGGCGCTTTTTGGAATATCCCCCAAAGAGCGGCGATCCTATGCATTCGAGCGGCACGTTGCTTCCATCGATGGCGTCGAAGTGTTTATCACTCGCGGCCCGAATCTCATGCAGCATCATCTGGATGTGTGGGAGCAATGTCTGAAACTGGGCAAGGATCAAGGTACCGGTCGGCGGATTGAATTCACGGCCTACGCATTCCTGAAATCCATTGGTCGCAACACCGGAAAAAGCGACAACGAATGGCTGAAAAACGCTCTCTACGACCTGGCAGCGTGCGTGGTCCGCATCTCGGATGGATCCAAGACCTATTTTGGCCCATTGATCCATGGCGGAACGCGGGATGAACTGACTGGGCGCTACGTCATCGAGATCAACCCCAAGATCGCGTTGCTTTATGGATCTGGCCAATGGACGCAACTTGACTACGTCCAGCGCGAGCAGCTTCGGCGTCATCCCTTGGCTCAGTGGCTGCATGCGTTTTACTCCACTCACGCATCCCCCTATCGATACCGTGTTGAAACGATCAGACGCCTTTGCGGAGCTGACGTCGAGGGGGAGCTGAAGAAGTTTCGTCAGGTTCTGCGGCGCGCACTTGAGCGCCTCGATGTGGCGACAGGTTGGCACTGGCGAATCGATGAAAGTGACTGTGTTGTTCTGCATAAGCAGCCGCCAAGCAATGGCGAACGCGGGATAGTGGGTACGGTGTCTGAGCGTGTTTTATCCACAGAAGCGTCTAAGGCCACGGGATAG
- the traD gene encoding conjugative transfer system coupling protein TraD (Members of this protein family are the putative conjugative coupling factor, TraD, as the term is used for the SXT and TOL plasmid systems.) — MLDSHDFDNPWRKVYEWPMAATWIGASALTLAVTTTLPVPTRFGVLTSLLCTGFAAYRCVQAWRRSQDKTRIRLTDKQFIEIPDLLRIAKRASSQDAVWLGSGFHWTDIEAGRMHALIGRGVAAQMGKEILHKDGAYWLHGLAKEEDAYADLSNLVGHTLIVGTTRVGKTRLFDLLIAQAICRGEPVIIIDPKGDHGLASNARRVCEALGQGDRFIYFHPAHPEKSACIDPLRNWNRKTELASRIAALIPSETGADPFTAFGWKVLNDIVNGLIATGVRPNMVQLRRYIEGGPEDLLLKALRLHFKHKVQDWESRVSSFVKQYKGNQLLAYITFYKEIVIHDAQNVDLDGLISTYEHNRDHFQKMVASLIPILSMLTSDPLTDLLSPDFGAGHERVVTDMARAIRADKVLYVGLDSLADATVGSAIGSVLLADLAAVAGDRYNYGIDTIKPVNLFIDEAAEVINQPTIQLMNKGGGALFRVTIATQTFADFASRLGDENKARQVLANTNNKIALRILDAETQQYIADGIPKIKARTLMIRYGHNVDSNIHDAYSASYQEQAAEEEADLIPPAILSELPPLHFFARLSGGKTIKGRLPILR; from the coding sequence GTGCTTGATTCACACGACTTCGACAATCCGTGGCGCAAGGTCTACGAATGGCCAATGGCTGCCACATGGATCGGGGCATCTGCGCTCACCTTGGCGGTTACCACGACACTGCCCGTCCCGACCAGGTTTGGTGTCCTGACTTCGCTCCTTTGTACCGGTTTTGCCGCCTACAGGTGTGTCCAGGCATGGAGACGTAGCCAGGACAAGACGCGGATCCGGCTTACCGATAAACAGTTCATCGAAATACCCGATCTCTTGAGAATTGCAAAAAGAGCATCTTCACAAGATGCAGTCTGGCTGGGCTCCGGGTTTCATTGGACTGACATCGAGGCGGGCCGCATGCACGCTCTGATCGGGCGGGGCGTTGCTGCGCAGATGGGAAAGGAAATCCTGCACAAGGATGGAGCGTACTGGCTGCATGGCTTGGCAAAAGAAGAAGACGCCTACGCCGACCTCTCCAATCTCGTTGGCCATACCCTAATTGTCGGTACAACCAGAGTCGGAAAGACGAGATTGTTCGATCTTCTGATAGCACAGGCCATCTGTCGTGGCGAGCCCGTCATCATCATCGACCCAAAGGGAGACCATGGGCTGGCCAGCAATGCCCGTCGAGTCTGTGAAGCGCTGGGGCAGGGCGATCGCTTCATTTACTTTCACCCTGCGCATCCAGAAAAGTCTGCCTGCATCGACCCACTGCGCAACTGGAACCGAAAAACCGAGCTGGCCAGCCGCATCGCCGCGCTGATCCCATCGGAAACCGGCGCAGACCCTTTTACCGCGTTCGGTTGGAAGGTGCTCAATGACATCGTTAACGGACTGATCGCCACGGGCGTTCGACCCAACATGGTTCAGTTGCGGCGGTATATCGAAGGCGGACCGGAAGACCTGCTTCTGAAAGCCCTCCGGCTGCATTTCAAGCACAAGGTGCAGGACTGGGAGTCGCGGGTCAGCAGCTTCGTCAAGCAATACAAAGGCAATCAGCTGCTCGCTTACATCACCTTCTACAAGGAAATCGTCATCCATGATGCACAGAATGTCGATCTGGATGGATTGATTTCGACCTATGAGCACAACCGGGATCACTTCCAGAAAATGGTGGCTTCGTTGATCCCGATTCTCTCGATGCTGACCAGCGATCCGCTCACGGATCTGTTGTCTCCGGACTTCGGGGCTGGCCATGAACGCGTGGTGACCGACATGGCGCGTGCGATTCGGGCAGACAAGGTGCTCTATGTCGGACTGGACTCCCTGGCGGATGCCACGGTGGGCAGTGCGATTGGCTCCGTGCTGCTCGCAGATCTCGCGGCCGTCGCAGGAGACCGCTACAACTACGGGATCGACACCATCAAACCGGTGAACCTGTTCATTGACGAGGCGGCGGAGGTGATCAACCAGCCGACCATCCAGTTGATGAACAAAGGGGGAGGGGCGCTGTTCCGCGTCACCATTGCGACCCAGACTTTCGCCGACTTCGCCTCGCGCCTGGGTGATGAGAACAAGGCTCGTCAGGTTCTCGCCAACACCAACAACAAGATCGCCTTGCGCATCCTGGATGCCGAAACCCAACAGTACATCGCCGATGGCATCCCGAAGATCAAGGCACGAACACTGATGATCCGCTACGGCCACAACGTCGATTCGAACATTCATGATGCCTATAGTGCGTCCTACCAGGAGCAGGCTGCTGAAGAAGAGGCAGACCTGATTCCTCCTGCGATTTTGAGTGAGTTGCCACCACTGCATTTCTTCGCGCGCTTGTCTGGCGGCAAAACCATCAAAGGTCGCCTGCCAATCTTGAGATAG